One Saccharomycodes ludwigii strain NBRC 1722 chromosome VI, whole genome shotgun sequence DNA segment encodes these proteins:
- the AKR1 gene encoding palmitoyltransferase AKR1 (similar to Saccharomyces cerevisiae YDR264C | AKR1 | AnKyrin Repeat containing (paralog of YOR034C | AKR2)): MSNITQASILNSQDNDVNEEHNIEDQNSNLSYESSLIPVKSNKKNDDTDNSSTHFIETNDASQGKYIENVTNDSTQQNNDNAVLLKYKEACSVGDLKTVQELIESGIIEINHDYDNIDGISGLHLASVNNRLSVVKYLVTKKADVNYKCLNTLSTPLHWAARYGYVYIVDYLLKVGGADYTLVDSQGFNLLHLSVHSSNIMLVYYVLFFLVDPEYNHNHDLGKLDINAVDNNGRTALLWAAYQGDRLSVDALLKFNASTQIVDDQGFSPLHWATAKGQIKIINILIEYGSDVALQTNEGKNIMIIAEEMNTTIQLQQALYESGFDGNCLPLKKYFSKPKGAKMVVFITPTILVGCVFKAFSMMNFFLSLCVFVIPLLLITMKLLKSYVLPSFYLKKTFRKKKNSDQIIGYYSFQSMVLKTPFMLGVAGAIIFWILYCHLFKIIPYLNKKEGLLSHFLTSFQFLLFTITSTVLLVKLVYSDPGIIPYDEVNHEQSRQAIAELMKCGKYDSKNFSLETCIRKPLRCKYSSFHKKLIARFDHYCPWVYNDLGLFNHKLFIFFVISALLTGLSFYRVCMIYFDNLPDVEEELCRKHRIILLGDDDEFCNGFIHDKFTFNILVWILLNCIWVSILLFTQFMEQLKGTTTYEFIELKREMKRQEDNATNSYVNVFFETAPEELFKPSGNGEDEEDDTGLLPDIEQNGTSTNVLTTTMNASTRKLCFGPCLALIGLDQCIALLKRRRSHLLLPTNYGWKTNLKDFWLTTNLSAPIFQRIFSLHSSPPQMALLNGQIVDYFELYELPRHLDEYEV; encoded by the coding sequence atgAGTAATATCACTCAAGCTTCAATCCTTAATTCTCAAGATAATGATGTGAATGAGGAACATAATATAGAAGATCAAAATTCTAATTTATCTTATGAGAGCTCATTAATACCAGtgaaatcaaataaaaaaaatgatgataCTGATAACAGCAGCACTCATTTTATCGAAACTAATGATGCTTCTCAAGGAAAATATATCGAAAATGTTACCAATGATTCCACTCAACAAAACAATGATAATGCAGTGTTATTGAAATACAAGGAGGCGTGTTCAGTAGGGGACCTAAAAACAGTTCAAGAATTGATTGAATCAGGAATAATTGAAATCAATCATGACTACGATAATATTGATGGTATATCTGGTTTACATTTAGCTAGTGTAAACAATAGATTATCAGTcgtaaaatatttggtaaCTAAAAAAGCAGATGTTAATTATAAGTGTTTGAATACACTATCTACTCCTTTACATTGGGCTGCGAGGTACGGTTATGTTTATATTGTGGATTACTTATTAAAAGTTGGAGGTGCCGACTATACTCTTGTTGACAGCCAAGGTTTCAATCTATTACATTTATCTGTACATTCTTCTAATATTATGTTAGTTTACTAtgttttgttctttttagTGGATCCAGAATATAACCACAACCATGATCTGGGTAAGTTGGACATTAATGctgttgataataatggaaGAACAGCTTTGTTATGGGCAGCATACCAAGGAGATAGACTAAGTGTGGATGCTTTATTGAAATTCAATGCTAGTACTCAAATCGTAGATGATCAAGGCTTTTCACCATTACATTGGGCAACAGCCAAAGGACAGATAaagattattaatatattgatCGAATATGGATCAGACGTGGCTTTGCAAACTAatgaaggaaaaaatattatgatCATAGCAGAAGAGATGAATACAACGATACAGTTACAACAAGCTCTTTATGAGTCTGGCTTTGATGGAAATTGTTTGCCCctaaaaaagtatttttctAAACCAAAGGGTGCTAAAATGGTTGTATTTATAACACCTACAATATTGGTGGGATGCGTATTCAAAGCTTTTAGTATGatgaacttttttttaagtttatGTGTATTTGTTATtcctttattattaataaccaTGAAGCTTTTAAAAAGCTATGTGCTTCCATCCTTTTACTTGAAGAAGACATTTcgtaaaaagaaaaatagtGACCAAATTATAGGCTATTATTCTTTCCAATCAatggttttaaaaacaCCATTTATGCTAGGTGTTGCCGGTgcgattattttttggatattATACTGccatttatttaaaatcattccatatttaaataaaaaggaaggATTATTGTCACATTTTTTAACTAGCTTTCAATTTCTACTGTTTACTATTACCAGTACTGTCTTATTAGTCAAATTGGTCTATTCTGATCCCGGTATTATTCCATATGATGAAGTTAATCATGAACAATCTAGACAAGCCATTGCAGAATTGATGAAATGTGGGAAATACGATTcgaaaaatttttcattggAAACATGTATTAGAAAGCCATTAAGGTGCAAATATTCTAGCTTCCATAAAAAGTTAATTGCCAGATTTGATCATTATTGTCCATGGGTATATAATGATCTTGGATTGTTCAACCataaattgtttatatttttcgtTATCAGTGCATTACTTACAGGATTAAGCTTTTATCGTGTTTGTatgatatattttgataACTTACCGGATGTTGAAGAGGAACTTTGCAGAAAACAcagaataattttattaggAGACGATGATGAATTCTGTAATGGGTTTATACATGATAAATTTACGTTTAATATATTGGTAtggattttattaaattgtaTATGGGTTTCGATTTTGTTGTTTACTCAATTTATGGAACAGCTGAAAGGTACGACCACTTAtgaatttattgaattgaaaagaGAAATGAAGAGACAAGAAGATAATGCAACAAATAGCTATGTGAACGTGTTTTTTGAAACTGCACCAGAGGAATTATTTAAGCCTAGCGGGAATGGGGAggatgaagaagatgacACAGGGTTGTTGCCAGATATTGAGCAAAACGGAACGAGTACCAATGTCCTTACCACAACCATGAATGCTAGTACAAGGAAATTATGTTTTGGACCATGTCTAGCATTAATTGGATTAGATCAGTGTATTGcgttattaaaaagaagaagaagtcATCTCTTATTGCCTACTAACTATGGATGGAAAACAAATTTGAAAGATTTTTGGTTGACTACTAATTTATCTGCACCAATTTTCCAAAGAATCTTTAGTTTGCATAGTTCTCCGCCACAAATGGCTTTATTGAATGGACAAATTGTTGATTATTTTGAGTTATATGAACTACCGAGACATTTAGATGAATATGAAGTGTGA
- the DIN7 gene encoding exodeoxyribonuclease DIN7 (similar to Saccharomyces cerevisiae YDR263C | DIN7 | DNA Damage INducible (paralog of YOR033C | EXO1)), producing the protein MGIQGLLPQLKDIQQPTTLERYRGSTLAIDGYAWLHRAAHGCCLELTLEQPTNNYLRFLIKRLTMLKYQYNIKPYLVFDGASLITKQKTNLKRQESREKNKSLALKFHREGNSKCAFEYFAKSVAITPEMMKCWIDYCKNNDVSYIVAPYEADPQLVYLEKMGLVDGIISEDSDLLVFGCNRLITKLNDRGECIEISKDDFKRLPMKFPLYDLNQDELQNLVVLSGCDYTSGVNGIGIVKAMKLVRKYRKLDKIILLLQRDDKLRNGAEYLKECEYAKTCFKYQRCFSPITNKLVTLNDIEDEDVLKNVKDEKIFQYIGLAISKKTGLRENLIKDDEIDHDLHKLIAIGNRYPNDHTKCLVNREIILAAGMPTTYNDNSITTSINDKPRCLKRSLTIDSFFIQKKKRETDVSMDTFNGTNIAKKKSENESEGIDSVIEKKVRKRKLCGGISLDTANGGNVGSKFFTKSFATVSSINTLSVCNSTNSNSTVGKQEYLSNGIEITTEKRPLKEIESSDEYNDVNSDTGANEIMKDDLLQTKIKKNKEDEIKLDENVMDGIIETNNNSEKQIKKTPILLSKYAYSIKDKDKEVIKIPLREKDANSNISIIKSHLRPSIRSKSSSISTVESSSGSDDSGIKRRRTPSLTLSRFIYKE; encoded by the coding sequence ATGGGTATTCAAGGATTATTACCACAATTGAAAGATATTCAACAACCAACCACATTGGAAAGATATAGAGGATCTACGTTGGCGATTGATGGGTATGCATGGTTGCATAGAGCAGCACATGGTTGCTGTTTGGAGCTAACATTGGAACAACCAACCAATAACTATTTACGGTTTTTAATCAAGAGATTAACAAtgttaaaatatcaatataatattaagcCGTACTTGGTATTTGACGGTGCATCGTTAATaactaaacaaaaaacaaacttgAAAAGACAGGAAAGCAGggagaaaaacaaaagctTAGCATTGAAGTTTCATAGAGAGGGAAACTCAAAGTGTGCctttgaatattttgcCAAGAGTGTTGCTATAACGCCTGAAATGATGAAATGTTGGATAGAttattgtaaaaataacGATGTGTCGTACATTGTAGCTCCATATGAGGCAGATCCACAGCTAGTGTATTTAGAAAAGATGGGATTGGTCGATGGAATTATTAGTGAGGATTCAGATTTGTTGGTTTTCGGGTGCAATAGGTTAATCACTAAATTAAACGATAGAGGTGAATGCATTGAGATTTCAAAAGATGATTTTAAACGCTTGCCTATGAAATTTCCACTTTACGATTTGAATCAAGACGAATTACAAAATTTGGTAGTTTTATCTGGGTGTGATTATACCAGTGGTGTCAATGGAATCGGAATAGTCAAGGCGATGAAATTAGTCAGAAAGTACAGAAAATtggataaaataatattattgttacaaAGGGATGACAAATTGAGGAATGGTGctgaatatttaaaagaatgTGAGTATGCCAAGACATGTTTCAAATACCAGCGTTGTTTCTCCCCAATTACCAATAAGTTAGTTACATTAAATGACATTGAGGATGAAGATGTAttgaaaaatgttaaagatgaaaaaattttccaatatATTGGATTAGCAATATCCAAAAAAACTGGTTTACgtgaaaatttaataaaagacGACGAAATAGATCATGATCTACATAAGTTAATTGCAATAGGAAATAGATATCCAAATGATCATACTAAATGTTTAGTAAATAGAGAAATCATATTAGCAGCTGGTATGCCAACAACATACAACGATAATAGCATCACTACATCTATCAACGATAAGCCTAGATGTTTGAAAAGATCTTTAACAATAgattcatttttcattcagaaaaagaaaagggagACAGATGTGTCAATGGATACTTTTAATGGTACCAATATTgctaagaaaaaaagtgaaaacgAATCTGAAGGTATTGATTCagtaatagaaaaaaaagttagaaaaaggaaattatGCGGTGGAATTAGTCTTGATACTGCGAATGGAGGTAATGTTGGTAGCAAATTTTTCACGAAAAGTTTTGCTACAGTTAGTAGTATAAATACTTTATCGGTATGTAATAGTACTAATTCCAATTCTACTGTTGGTAAACAAGAGTATCTTTCAAATGGAATAGAGATAACTACTGAAAAGAGGCCATTGAAGGAAATTGAATCATCTGATGAATATAATGATGTAAATAGTGATACAGGAGCCAATGAGATTATGAAAGACGATTTGttacaaacaaaaattaagaaaaataaagaagatGAAATAAAACTGGATGAAAACGTTATGGATGGAATTATTGaaactaataacaatagtgAGAAACAGATTAAGAAGACACCTATTTTGTTGTCTAAATATGCGTATTCTATCAAAGATAAGGATAAGgaagtaataaaaataccattAAGAGAGAAAGATGCTAATAGTAACATTAGTATAATTAAATCACATCTGAGACCTAGCATTAGAAGTAAAAGTAGTAGTATAAGTACAGTTGAAAGTAGTAGTGGTAGTGATGATAGTGGTatcaaaagaagaagaacacCTTCTCTGACATTAAgtagatttatttataaggAATAA